The DNA segment CGCCGCCTTCTTCGAACAGCAACTGCATGGATCGGTACTTTCAGAAATGCCGGGAACCGCACTTGGCAAACCAAGCACCCTGGCGCTTTGTGACGCCTGCGGGAACGGCCCGGTGAGAGAAATGGTGCAAGGCCGCCTTCAGGCAAGGCGGCAACCGGACCTGGGATGATACCGCACCGCGCCGGCTGCAAGCCCGGCGCAGGGCGGGCTGTTACAGCGACATGCCGCCGCTGGCCTCGATCGCCACGCCATTGACGTAGCTGGCATCGTCGCTGGCGAGGAAGGTGTAGATGCTGGCGATTTCGGCCGGCTGCGCCAGACGGCGTAGCCAGCAAGACGATTTCATGCCGTCCAGCACCTTCTCCGGCACGGTCTGCAGGATCTCGGTGGCGACGAAACCCGGGCACACCGCGTTGACGCGCACGCCCTTGGGGCCCAGCTCGCGCGCCCACGTCTTGGTCAAGCCGATCACGCCGAACTTGCTCGCCGCATAGTTGGTCTGGCCGAAGTTGCCGTACAGGCCAACCACGCTGGACGCATTGAGAATCACACCTTTGCCCTGCTCGGTCATGATGTCGGCCACGGCCTGGGCGCAGTTGAAGACGCCCTTGAGATTGACGTCGATCACCGCGTCGAACTGGGCTTCGGTCATCTTGGTCAGGCGTGCATCCTTGGTGATGCCCGCGTTATTGACGAGGATGTCGACGCGGCCGTGCCTGGCCAGCGTGGCCGCCACCATGGCGTCGACCTCGTCGCGGCGCGTCACATCGACCTTGTAGGCGCTCACGGTGGCGCCTGAAGCGGCGAGCGTCTCGGCAGCGGCGCGCACGCGCTCCTCCTGCACGTCGCAAAGCACCACCAGCGCACCTTCCGCGGCAAAGCGCTGCGCGGTGGCAAAACCGATCCCGGCGGCAGCGCCGGTGATGATGGCAACACGTCCCTGCAATTTCATGATGGTCGTCTCTTCTTCTTGGTCGCGATTATCGATTTGGGGAAAGTTCTTGCTCTGGATGGCTACCTGGCGGCTTCTGCCTGGAACCGCTCAGTTCCGGCGCCGGCCGCGCCAGCAGGTCGGGCAGGAATACCTCGGTCACCAGCATGATGCCGTCGCCACGCCGGAAGACCGAGCGCCGCGCGGGCAACACCGACGACGCAGCGAGCTCCAGCATGGCCGGCACGGCTAGTTCCAGCCGGCGCCGCAGCGGGTGATGCGCAGGCAGGCGCGCAAAGGCAAACGGCTCGCGCTGCACGCGGGGATCGACGAACAGCGCGCCGCCCAGCGGGCGCTCGCCCAGGCCGCGCAGGAACGGCCAGTCGCGCCGGGCATGGTCGGGCTTCACCACGGTATGGGCAAAGATGGCCGGCACGCCGTCACAGATCAGCAGCACCTCGCGCGCCAGCGCGCGGCGGCGGGCAGGCA comes from the Cupriavidus basilensis genome and includes:
- a CDS encoding chorismate--pyruvate lyase family protein — protein: MNGAHLRRSGWHAHLPEDPAISANLRRWVTGDGSLTARLVAASDAFRVRRLAQRMEVALADEWQALGLPARRRALAREVLLICDGVPAIFAHTVVKPDHARRDWPFLRGLGERPLGGALFVDPRVQREPFAFARLPAHHPLRRRLELAVPAMLELAASSVLPARRSVFRRGDGIMLVTEVFLPDLLARPAPELSGSRQKPPGSHPEQELSPNR
- the fabG gene encoding 3-oxoacyl-ACP reductase FabG; amino-acid sequence: MKLQGRVAIITGAAAGIGFATAQRFAAEGALVVLCDVQEERVRAAAETLAASGATVSAYKVDVTRRDEVDAMVAATLARHGRVDILVNNAGITKDARLTKMTEAQFDAVIDVNLKGVFNCAQAVADIMTEQGKGVILNASSVVGLYGNFGQTNYAASKFGVIGLTKTWARELGPKGVRVNAVCPGFVATEILQTVPEKVLDGMKSSCWLRRLAQPAEIASIYTFLASDDASYVNGVAIEASGGMSL